One genomic region from Pseudoduganella dura encodes:
- a CDS encoding mechanosensitive ion channel family protein has product MDYVLLGNDLSTWAIAIGIAAAVSMALYTANRMLVRRIGAFAEHTATHLDDMAVRVLSKTSTAFIVTMGIYAGSQWLLLSPKAETLLRNLAVGILLLQIARWLDIGVRGWIDFYRKKRGATDVAATTSTAALTFVVRAALWLIIILMILDNFGVNITTLVASLGIGGIAVALAVQNILGDLFSSLSILLDKPFVVGDFITVDGISGTVQYVGLKTTRIRSLTGEEIVISNSDLLKSRIHNNRRQETRRIVFSVGVTYDVTEQQLEMIPGMLKDIVSSKENVKFDRAHFKSYGASSLDFEVVYTMTTADYGMFMDVQQAINFEMFRRFNRERIEFAYPTQTVKLSNPEALRGEAANETFDGAPRTEERRRPEPLPRPR; this is encoded by the coding sequence ATGGATTATGTTTTACTGGGTAACGACCTGAGCACCTGGGCGATCGCCATCGGCATCGCCGCCGCCGTCAGCATGGCGCTGTACACGGCCAACCGCATGCTGGTACGCCGCATCGGCGCGTTCGCCGAGCACACCGCCACGCACCTCGACGACATGGCCGTGCGCGTGCTGTCGAAGACCAGCACGGCTTTCATCGTCACGATGGGCATCTATGCCGGCAGCCAGTGGCTGCTGCTGTCACCGAAGGCGGAAACGCTGCTGCGCAACCTCGCGGTCGGCATCCTGCTGCTGCAGATCGCCCGCTGGCTCGACATCGGCGTGCGCGGCTGGATCGATTTCTACCGCAAGAAACGCGGCGCGACCGACGTGGCCGCCACCACCTCGACCGCGGCGCTCACGTTCGTGGTGCGCGCGGCGCTGTGGCTGATCATCATCCTGATGATCCTGGATAACTTCGGCGTCAACATCACCACGCTGGTGGCAAGCCTCGGCATCGGCGGCATCGCGGTGGCGCTGGCCGTGCAGAACATCCTGGGCGACCTGTTCTCGTCGCTGTCGATCCTGCTCGACAAGCCGTTCGTGGTGGGCGACTTCATCACCGTCGACGGCATCTCCGGCACCGTGCAGTACGTGGGCCTGAAGACCACGCGCATCCGCAGCCTGACCGGCGAGGAAATCGTGATCTCGAACAGCGACCTGCTGAAAAGCCGCATCCATAACAACCGCCGGCAGGAAACGCGCCGTATCGTGTTCAGCGTGGGTGTCACGTACGACGTCACCGAGCAGCAGCTGGAAATGATCCCGGGCATGCTGAAGGACATCGTGTCGAGCAAGGAAAACGTGAAATTCGACCGCGCCCACTTCAAGTCGTACGGCGCGTCGTCGCTGGACTTCGAGGTGGTGTATACGATGACCACCGCGGACTACGGCATGTTCATGGATGTGCAGCAGGCGATCAACTTCGAGATGTTCCGGCGGTTCAACCGCGAACGTATCGAGTTCGCCTACCCCACGCAGACCGTCAAGCTGTCGAACCCGGAAGCGCTGCGCGGCGAAGCCGCCAACGAAACCTTCGACGGCGCGCCGCGCACGGAAGAGCGGCGCCGGCCGGAACCGCTGCCGCGGCCGCGATGA
- the sigJ gene encoding RNA polymerase sigma factor SigJ, translating to MNDHTTTPFDALRPRLFSIAYRMLGTRADAEDVVQDAWLRWAGSDHGAVQSAEAWLVTVTTRLSIDRLRGRKAEREAYVGWWLPEPLVEMDERTPESAAELASDVSVAMLWVLERLAPEERAAFLMRQVFDQDYADLAATLGKSEAACRQLVHRAQARVQQEKPRFAVSKDVHRDVLAGFMHAAASNDREAMKAFLADDVRLVSDGGGKVPSFGKILVGAARIAGVYWSVEHANPGKVAYRMARVNGEPGLVRYVGGVVESAQAFIIDGSRIVAVYAIRNPDKLAAIAPLY from the coding sequence ATGAACGACCACACCACCACCCCCTTCGATGCCTTGCGCCCCCGCCTGTTCTCGATCGCCTACCGCATGCTCGGCACCCGGGCCGATGCCGAGGACGTGGTGCAGGATGCGTGGCTGCGCTGGGCGGGCAGCGACCATGGCGCTGTGCAGTCCGCCGAGGCGTGGCTGGTGACGGTCACCACGCGCCTGTCGATCGACCGGCTGCGCGGCCGCAAGGCCGAGCGCGAAGCCTACGTGGGCTGGTGGCTGCCCGAGCCGCTGGTGGAAATGGACGAACGCACGCCCGAGAGCGCGGCCGAGCTGGCGAGCGACGTGTCGGTGGCCATGCTGTGGGTGCTGGAACGGCTGGCGCCCGAGGAGCGCGCCGCGTTCCTGATGCGGCAGGTGTTCGACCAGGACTATGCCGACCTGGCCGCCACGCTGGGCAAGAGCGAGGCCGCGTGCCGCCAGCTGGTGCATCGCGCGCAAGCCCGCGTGCAGCAGGAAAAGCCGCGCTTTGCCGTTTCGAAGGATGTGCACCGCGATGTGCTGGCGGGCTTCATGCACGCCGCCGCCAGCAACGACCGCGAGGCGATGAAGGCGTTTCTGGCGGACGATGTGCGGCTGGTGTCCGATGGCGGCGGCAAGGTGCCCTCGTTCGGCAAGATCCTCGTGGGCGCCGCCCGCATCGCCGGCGTCTACTGGTCCGTCGAACATGCCAATCCGGGCAAGGTCGCGTACCGCATGGCCCGCGTCAACGGCGAGCCGGGGCTGGTGCGCTACGTGGGCGGCGTGGTGGAATCCGCGCAGGCCTTCATCATCGACGGCAGCAGGATCGTGGCCGTCTATGCGATCCGCAATCCGGACAAGCTGGCCGCCATCGCGCCGCTGTATTGA
- a CDS encoding SDR family oxidoreductase, which produces MDHNDKQVEQGSADTADNTVAPSRRRFVGAVATTIAAAGTAAAAGGAMAQASGAGQGSGAKRKPNHPKPPFKRQQQEWPALAGKMTPRPDHGETTYRGSGRLAGRKALITGGDSGMGRAAAIAYAREGADVAISYLPFEEPDAQEVKALIEKAGRKAVLLPGDIRDEAFCKKLVDNAAQQLGGLDIVVSNAAKQHSVDSILDLTTEQFDWTMKTNLYANFWICKAAVPHMTNGGAIIVTASVQAYDPSPNLLDYAQTKAAQVAFVKSLAKQLAEKNIRVNAVAPGPVWTPLQVCGGQPPEALETFGGDTPMKRPGQPGELALAYVTLASDDSSYTTGHVYGIAGGSGQP; this is translated from the coding sequence ATGGACCATAACGACAAGCAGGTGGAACAGGGCAGTGCGGATACCGCGGACAATACGGTCGCGCCGTCGCGCCGCCGCTTCGTGGGCGCCGTGGCGACCACCATCGCGGCGGCCGGCACGGCGGCGGCGGCGGGCGGCGCGATGGCGCAGGCGTCCGGAGCAGGGCAGGGCAGCGGTGCAAAACGCAAGCCGAATCATCCGAAACCGCCGTTCAAGCGCCAGCAGCAGGAGTGGCCGGCGCTGGCCGGCAAGATGACGCCGCGGCCCGATCATGGCGAGACCACGTACCGCGGCAGCGGGCGCCTCGCCGGCCGCAAGGCCCTGATCACCGGCGGCGACTCCGGCATGGGCCGCGCCGCGGCGATCGCCTATGCCCGCGAAGGCGCGGACGTGGCGATCAGCTACCTGCCGTTCGAGGAGCCGGATGCGCAGGAGGTGAAGGCCCTGATCGAAAAGGCCGGCCGCAAGGCCGTGCTGCTGCCGGGCGATATCCGCGACGAGGCGTTCTGCAAGAAGCTGGTCGACAATGCCGCCCAGCAACTGGGCGGCCTCGACATCGTGGTCAGCAACGCCGCCAAGCAGCATTCGGTGGATTCGATCCTCGACCTGACCACCGAGCAGTTCGACTGGACGATGAAGACCAACCTGTACGCCAACTTCTGGATCTGCAAGGCCGCCGTGCCGCATATGACCAACGGTGGCGCGATCATCGTCACCGCGTCGGTGCAGGCCTATGACCCGTCGCCGAACCTGCTCGACTATGCGCAGACGAAAGCGGCGCAGGTGGCCTTCGTGAAATCGCTGGCCAAGCAGCTGGCGGAAAAGAACATCCGGGTCAATGCCGTGGCCCCGGGCCCGGTATGGACGCCGCTGCAGGTGTGTGGCGGCCAGCCGCCGGAAGCGCTGGAAACCTTCGGTGGCGACACGCCGATGAAGCGCCCCGGCCAGCCGGGCGAGCTGGCGCTGGCGTATGTGACGCTGGCTTCGGACGATTCCAGCTACACCACAGGGCACGTGTACGGGATCGCGGGCGGCAGCGGGCAACCATAA
- the ppsR gene encoding posphoenolpyruvate synthetase regulatory kinase/phosphorylase PpsR: protein MTSEQRPTSARTVFFVSDGTGITAETFGHSVLTQFEMRFRQIRLPFIDTVDKARAAARKINEAAIADGQRPIIFSTLVQAELSSVIRQCSGLHMDLFQSFVAPLEEELGMKSTHTIGRSHNIVDSEEYRNRIEAINFSLAHDDGQSHKNLADADVILVGVSRSGKTPTSLYLAMQYGIKAANYPLIPDDFERGKLPSALYAYKPKIFGLTITPERLTEIRNERRAGSKYASMENCRYEVNEAEKMMKREGIRWLSSTTKSIEEISTTILQEIKPNRREY from the coding sequence ATGACATCCGAACAACGCCCGACCTCCGCCCGTACCGTGTTTTTCGTCTCCGACGGCACCGGCATCACCGCCGAGACATTCGGCCATTCCGTGCTGACCCAGTTCGAGATGCGCTTCCGGCAGATCCGCCTGCCGTTCATCGACACGGTGGACAAGGCGCGCGCCGCGGCCCGCAAGATCAACGAGGCGGCGATCGCGGACGGCCAGCGCCCCATCATCTTCAGCACGCTCGTGCAGGCCGAACTGTCCTCGGTGATCCGGCAATGCAGCGGGCTGCACATGGACCTGTTCCAGAGTTTCGTGGCGCCGCTGGAAGAAGAGCTGGGCATGAAATCGACCCACACGATCGGCCGCTCGCACAACATCGTCGACAGCGAGGAATACCGCAACCGCATCGAGGCGATCAATTTCTCGCTGGCGCACGACGACGGCCAGTCGCACAAGAACCTGGCCGACGCGGATGTGATCCTGGTCGGCGTTTCCCGCTCCGGCAAGACGCCGACATCGCTGTACCTGGCCATGCAGTACGGCATCAAGGCGGCCAACTACCCGCTGATCCCGGACGATTTCGAGCGCGGCAAGCTGCCCTCGGCGCTGTACGCCTACAAGCCGAAGATCTTCGGCTTGACGATCACGCCGGAACGGCTGACCGAGATCCGCAACGAACGGCGCGCCGGCAGCAAGTATGCATCGATGGAGAATTGCCGCTACGAGGTCAACGAGGCGGAAAAGATGATGAAGCGCGAAGGCATCCGCTGGCTGTCGTCGACCACCAAGTCGATCGAGGAGATCTCGACGACGATCCTGCAGGAGATCAAGCCGAACCGCAGGGAGTATTGA
- the ppsA gene encoding phosphoenolpyruvate synthase produces MTNLSNAALALPDQENQRKTGDEATYVASFEHLRMTDVESVGGKNASLGEMISQLAEAGVRVPGGFATTAQAFRDFLTHSIDGGKPLAERIADRLADLNIDDVRSLAQAGAEIRQWIVETPFQPRLEAEIRTFYDRLVADSEAEISFAVRSSATAEDLPDASFAGQQESFLNVVGIDNVLEAMKHVFASLYNDRAISYRVHKGFTHAEVALSAGVQRMVRSDTGAAGVMFTIDTESGFKDVVFITSSYGLGETVVQGAVNPDEFYVHKPMLELGKSPVIRRNIGSKLIKMEFTNEAKAGRSVKTVDVPIELRNRYSLTDAEVVELAKYAVIIERHYGRPMDIEWGKDGRDGKLFILQARPETVKSQQKATDAQQRFKLKSTGTVLTSGRAIGQKIGAGPVRVISDPSEMERVQPGDVLVADMTDPNWEPVMKRASAIVTNRGGRTCHAAIIARELGVPAVVGCGDATELLKDGTFVTVSCAEGDEGKIYDGLLETEISEVLRGELPELPVKIMLNVGNPQLAFDFQQVPNAGVGLARLEFIINNNIGVHPKAILEYPNIDPDLKKAVESVARGHASPKAFYVDKLAEGVATIAAAFWPKKVIVRLSDFKSNEYKKLIGGSRYEPDEENPMLGFRGASRYISDDFAESFNMECQAMKRVREEMGLTNVELMVPFVRTVNQAKKVVDLLAKNGLKRGENGLRLIMMCEIPSNAVLADEFLEHFDGFSIGSNDLTQLTLGLDRDSGMELLAADFDERDPAVKALLSMAISACRKQGKYIGICGQGPSDHPDLAEWLMEQGIESMSLNPDSVVDTWQKLAELRK; encoded by the coding sequence ATGACCAACTTGTCCAACGCAGCACTTGCACTACCCGACCAGGAGAATCAGCGGAAAACAGGCGATGAAGCCACGTATGTAGCCTCGTTCGAGCACCTGCGCATGACCGACGTGGAATCCGTCGGCGGCAAGAACGCCTCGCTCGGCGAGATGATCAGCCAGCTCGCGGAAGCGGGTGTGCGCGTACCGGGCGGCTTCGCCACCACCGCGCAGGCGTTCCGCGACTTCCTGACGCACAGCATCGACGGCGGCAAGCCGCTGGCCGAGCGCATCGCCGACCGCCTGGCCGACCTGAACATCGACGACGTGCGTTCGCTGGCCCAGGCCGGCGCCGAGATCCGCCAGTGGATCGTCGAAACGCCGTTCCAGCCGCGCCTGGAAGCGGAAATCCGCACGTTCTACGACAGGCTCGTGGCCGATTCGGAAGCCGAGATTTCGTTCGCCGTGCGTTCTTCCGCCACCGCGGAAGACTTGCCGGATGCATCGTTCGCCGGCCAGCAGGAATCGTTCCTGAACGTGGTCGGCATCGACAACGTGCTCGAAGCCATGAAGCACGTGTTCGCCTCGCTGTACAACGACCGCGCCATTTCCTACCGCGTGCACAAGGGTTTCACGCATGCCGAGGTAGCGCTCTCTGCCGGTGTGCAGCGCATGGTGCGCTCCGATACCGGCGCGGCCGGCGTGATGTTCACGATCGATACCGAATCGGGCTTCAAGGACGTGGTGTTCATCACGTCGAGTTACGGCCTCGGTGAGACCGTGGTGCAGGGCGCCGTCAACCCCGACGAATTCTACGTGCACAAGCCGATGCTGGAACTGGGCAAGTCGCCGGTCATCCGCCGCAACATCGGCTCGAAGCTGATCAAGATGGAATTCACCAACGAAGCCAAGGCCGGCCGCTCGGTGAAAACCGTCGACGTGCCGATCGAATTGCGCAACCGTTACTCGCTGACGGACGCCGAAGTGGTCGAGCTGGCGAAATACGCCGTGATCATCGAGCGCCACTATGGCCGCCCGATGGACATCGAGTGGGGCAAGGACGGCCGCGACGGCAAGCTGTTCATCCTGCAGGCGCGCCCGGAAACGGTGAAGTCGCAGCAAAAGGCCACCGACGCGCAGCAGCGCTTCAAGCTGAAGTCGACCGGCACGGTGCTCACGTCCGGCCGCGCGATCGGCCAGAAGATCGGCGCCGGCCCAGTGCGCGTGATCAGCGATCCATCCGAGATGGAACGCGTGCAGCCCGGCGACGTGCTGGTGGCGGACATGACCGACCCGAACTGGGAGCCGGTGATGAAGCGCGCCTCGGCGATCGTGACGAACCGCGGCGGCCGTACCTGCCACGCGGCGATCATCGCCCGTGAACTGGGCGTGCCCGCCGTGGTCGGCTGCGGCGATGCGACCGAGCTGCTGAAGGATGGCACGTTCGTGACCGTGTCGTGCGCCGAAGGCGACGAAGGCAAGATCTACGACGGCCTGCTGGAAACGGAAATCTCCGAAGTCCTGCGCGGCGAACTGCCCGAGCTGCCGGTGAAGATCATGCTGAACGTGGGCAACCCGCAGCTGGCCTTCGACTTCCAGCAGGTGCCGAACGCCGGCGTGGGCCTGGCCCGCCTGGAGTTCATCATCAACAACAACATCGGCGTGCACCCGAAGGCGATCCTGGAATACCCGAACATCGATCCGGACCTGAAGAAGGCCGTGGAATCGGTGGCGCGCGGCCATGCTTCGCCGAAGGCGTTCTATGTAGACAAGCTGGCCGAAGGCGTGGCCACCATCGCCGCCGCGTTCTGGCCGAAGAAGGTGATCGTGCGCCTGTCCGACTTCAAGTCGAACGAGTACAAGAAGCTGATCGGCGGTTCGCGCTACGAGCCGGACGAGGAAAACCCGATGCTGGGCTTCCGCGGCGCCTCGCGCTACATCTCCGACGATTTCGCCGAATCGTTCAACATGGAATGCCAGGCGATGAAGCGCGTGCGCGAAGAGATGGGCCTGACCAACGTCGAGCTGATGGTACCGTTCGTGCGCACCGTGAACCAGGCGAAGAAGGTCGTCGACCTGCTGGCGAAGAACGGCCTGAAGCGCGGCGAGAACGGCCTGCGGCTGATCATGATGTGCGAGATCCCGTCGAACGCCGTGCTGGCCGACGAGTTCCTCGAACACTTCGACGGCTTCTCGATCGGTTCGAACGATCTGACCCAGCTCACGCTGGGCCTGGACCGCGACTCCGGCATGGAACTGCTGGCCGCCGACTTCGACGAGCGCGACCCGGCCGTGAAGGCGCTGCTGTCGATGGCGATCTCCGCCTGCCGCAAGCAGGGCAAGTACATCGGCATCTGCGGCCAGGGGCCTTCGGACCACCCGGACCTGGCCGAATGGCTGATGGAGCAGGGCATCGAATCGATGTCGCTGAACCCGGACTCGGTCGTGGATACGTGGCAGAAGCTGGCTGAATTGCGCAAGTAA
- a CDS encoding NfeD family protein, whose translation MADWIMWLIAAGVLVALELFSGTFYLLMIALGALAGALVASLRIDLPGQMLAAALVAVAATVLLRRRRRNEPAKVDAARDPNVNQDIGQPVHVPQWHGNAARVMYRGALWDVELEGKPAPGTAPEAGTFTIREVRGSTLIVGVP comes from the coding sequence ATGGCTGACTGGATCATGTGGCTCATCGCCGCCGGGGTACTGGTGGCGCTGGAACTGTTCAGCGGCACGTTCTACCTGCTGATGATCGCGCTGGGCGCGCTGGCCGGGGCGCTGGTGGCTTCGCTGCGCATCGACCTGCCGGGCCAGATGCTGGCGGCCGCGCTGGTGGCCGTGGCCGCAACGGTGCTGCTGCGCCGCCGCCGCCGCAACGAGCCGGCGAAGGTGGACGCCGCGCGCGACCCGAACGTGAACCAGGATATCGGCCAGCCGGTGCATGTTCCGCAATGGCATGGCAACGCGGCCCGCGTGATGTACCGCGGCGCCTTGTGGGACGTGGAACTCGAAGGGAAGCCTGCACCCGGCACGGCGCCGGAGGCGGGAACGTTCACGATCCGCGAAGTGCGCGGCAGCACGCTGATCGTCGGCGTGCCCTGA
- a CDS encoding SPFH domain-containing protein encodes MEITFGGVALVVLLVALVFVFKTINVVPQQHAWVVERLGKYHATLAPGLNIVVPFVDRIAYKHILKEIPLDVPSQVCITRDNTQLQVDGILYFQVTDPMRASYGSSNYVSAITQLAQTTLRSVIGRMELDKTFEERDHINTTVVNAIDESAANWGVKVLRYEIKDLTPPADILHAMQAQITAERGKRALIAASEGRKQEQINIATGEREASIARSEGEKQAAINRAQGEASAIVAIAEATASALRQVGSAIEQPGGEEAVNLKVAEQYVEAFRELARTNNTLIVPANLGDMSSLIATAMQVVKTQTASRVVRTP; translated from the coding sequence ATGGAAATCACTTTTGGCGGCGTGGCGCTGGTCGTGCTGCTCGTGGCGCTGGTATTCGTCTTCAAGACCATCAACGTGGTGCCGCAGCAGCATGCATGGGTGGTGGAGCGGCTCGGCAAGTACCATGCGACGCTGGCCCCGGGCCTGAACATCGTGGTGCCGTTCGTCGACCGCATCGCCTACAAGCACATCCTGAAGGAGATCCCGCTCGACGTGCCGTCGCAGGTCTGCATCACGCGGGACAACACGCAGCTGCAGGTGGACGGCATCCTGTATTTCCAGGTCACCGACCCGATGCGGGCCTCGTACGGCTCGTCGAACTACGTTTCGGCGATCACGCAGCTGGCGCAGACCACGCTGCGTTCCGTGATCGGCCGCATGGAGCTCGACAAGACGTTCGAGGAGCGCGATCACATCAATACCACGGTGGTCAACGCGATCGACGAATCGGCGGCGAACTGGGGCGTGAAGGTGCTGCGCTACGAGATCAAGGACCTGACGCCGCCGGCCGATATCCTGCACGCGATGCAGGCGCAGATCACGGCCGAGCGGGGCAAGCGGGCGCTGATCGCCGCTTCCGAAGGGCGCAAGCAGGAACAGATCAACATCGCCACCGGCGAACGCGAAGCCTCCATCGCCCGGTCCGAAGGCGAGAAGCAGGCCGCCATCAACCGTGCGCAGGGCGAGGCCTCGGCCATCGTCGCGATCGCCGAGGCCACCGCCTCGGCGCTGCGCCAGGTGGGCTCGGCGATCGAACAGCCGGGCGGCGAGGAGGCGGTCAACCTCAAGGTTGCCGAGCAGTACGTGGAGGCGTTCCGCGAGCTGGCCAGGACCAACAACACGCTGATCGTGCCCGCCAACCTGGGCGACATGAGCAGCCTGATCGCCACGGCGATGCAGGTCGTGAAGACGCAAACCGCGTCGCGCGTCGTGCGCACGCCATAA
- a CDS encoding DUF4259 domain-containing protein, with translation MGTWAAGPFGNDFAQDWAEDLHESNDLYFIGDTLDNVLSPDNGDYLEAPFGAEGLAAVETLLRLEGRGGVEDDDSAAIDEWVDIVKDKYKSRPDLLEKAGRVLDLVLAERSELRELWQDSEHFDAWRATVDGQRARLQGG, from the coding sequence ATGGGCACGTGGGCAGCAGGACCATTCGGCAATGATTTCGCGCAGGACTGGGCGGAAGACCTGCACGAATCGAACGACCTGTACTTCATCGGCGACACGCTGGACAACGTGCTGTCGCCCGACAACGGCGATTACCTGGAAGCGCCGTTCGGGGCCGAAGGGCTGGCGGCCGTGGAAACGCTGCTGCGGCTGGAAGGCCGCGGCGGCGTGGAGGACGACGACTCGGCCGCCATCGACGAGTGGGTGGACATCGTGAAGGACAAGTACAAGTCGCGGCCCGACCTGCTGGAAAAGGCCGGCCGCGTGCTCGACCTGGTGCTTGCCGAGCGCTCGGAATTGCGCGAGTTGTGGCAGGATAGCGAGCATTTCGACGCATGGCGCGCGACGGTCGACGGGCAGAGGGCGCGGCTGCAGGGCGGTTGA
- a CDS encoding TorF family putative porin, with amino-acid sequence MPLACSLAFFFYPATAFAQWSGSITAASEYRYRGTDFSDGKPSLQAGVAYDAGSGWYAGGFGASTRLADRGGTQLLAYGGYARRLANGLAWDAGISTVQVTQDEYGSYQELYAGLSRGGANGGVSARMSWSPRYAGGEARTLYCELDASTALSGKVDAFFHAGTLRTLSGPRPPQRADLRAGVAARFGAFGLQVAYVRNNHRPAYRYAPAPSPHAVIVSVSQGF; translated from the coding sequence TTGCCCCTCGCATGTTCCCTCGCATTTTTCTTCTACCCCGCCACGGCCTTCGCGCAATGGTCCGGCAGCATCACCGCCGCGTCCGAATACCGCTACCGCGGCACGGATTTCAGCGACGGCAAGCCATCGCTTCAGGCCGGCGTGGCCTACGATGCCGGCAGCGGCTGGTATGCCGGCGGCTTTGGCGCTTCGACCCGCCTGGCCGATCGAGGCGGCACGCAACTGCTGGCGTATGGCGGTTACGCGCGGCGCCTGGCCAACGGCCTGGCCTGGGATGCCGGCATCAGCACGGTACAGGTCACGCAGGACGAATACGGCAGCTACCAGGAGCTGTATGCCGGCCTGTCGCGCGGCGGCGCCAATGGCGGCGTCTCGGCGCGCATGTCGTGGTCGCCCCGCTATGCCGGCGGCGAGGCGCGCACGCTGTACTGCGAACTCGATGCCAGCACCGCGCTGTCCGGCAAGGTGGATGCGTTCTTCCACGCGGGCACGCTGCGCACGCTGTCCGGCCCGCGCCCGCCGCAGCGTGCCGACCTGCGCGCCGGTGTCGCGGCGCGCTTCGGCGCATTCGGCCTGCAGGTGGCCTACGTGCGCAACAATCACCGGCCTGCGTACCGCTACGCGCCGGCACCGTCGCCGCATGCGGTGATCGTGTCGGTCAGCCAGGGGTTTTAA
- a CDS encoding S8 family peptidase: MNALRARLIPSLSLRAALCLCLLCLPSLPQAADADVRAEDAAGAAPPDAAPRLLLMLRLPPPHFRPDVAYGGRYGDDAGSMARRRIAAELARRHGLVLRDGWAMPAIGIDCYVLEVPAGGSPDAAAALLEQDPRVAWVQRVQRFSGMAVAAGDPLYPAQPGGRYWHVAELHRSATGRGVTVAVIDSGVDPSHPDLAGQVAEVRNFADSPYRAEAHGTAVAGIIAARGGNGAGILGVAPGARLMALRACWQQAADTRCDTFTLGKALNYALLHPPRVINLSVGGPPDKLLSMLLDAALAKDIAIVGAADPRGPAFPAAHPGVLAVASLEEPLYAPASAPGRSPAHASGTLRAPGRDIPATVPGARWAFVSGSSFAAAHVSGLAALLAELRPREGPATLRRTLATTAPNPATIDACATIARVTGACACSCMPATASAP, encoded by the coding sequence TTGAACGCGCTGCGGGCCCGCCTTATTCCTTCTCTGTCGCTTCGCGCGGCGCTGTGCCTATGCCTGCTGTGCCTGCCATCCCTGCCGCAGGCCGCCGACGCGGACGTGCGAGCGGAAGACGCGGCCGGCGCAGCGCCGCCGGACGCCGCGCCGCGCCTGCTGCTGATGCTGCGCCTGCCGCCGCCGCACTTCCGTCCCGATGTCGCGTATGGCGGCCGCTACGGCGACGATGCCGGCAGCATGGCGCGCCGCCGCATCGCCGCCGAGCTGGCGCGGCGCCACGGCCTGGTGCTGCGCGATGGCTGGGCCATGCCGGCCATCGGCATCGACTGCTACGTGCTGGAGGTGCCGGCCGGCGGCTCGCCCGATGCGGCGGCCGCGCTGCTGGAACAGGATCCCCGCGTGGCATGGGTGCAGCGCGTGCAGCGGTTTTCCGGCATGGCGGTGGCGGCCGGCGATCCGCTGTATCCGGCGCAGCCGGGCGGGCGCTACTGGCATGTGGCCGAGCTGCACCGCAGCGCCACCGGCCGCGGCGTGACGGTGGCGGTGATCGACAGCGGTGTCGACCCGTCGCACCCCGACCTGGCCGGCCAGGTCGCGGAGGTGCGCAATTTCGCCGACAGCCCCTATCGCGCCGAAGCGCACGGCACCGCGGTGGCCGGCATCATCGCGGCGCGCGGCGGCAACGGCGCCGGCATCCTCGGCGTGGCGCCCGGCGCGCGGCTGATGGCGCTGCGCGCCTGCTGGCAACAGGCGGCCGATACCCGCTGCGACACGTTCACCCTCGGCAAGGCGCTGAACTATGCGCTGCTGCATCCGCCGCGCGTGATCAACCTGTCGGTCGGCGGCCCGCCGGACAAGCTGCTCTCCATGCTGCTCGATGCGGCACTGGCGAAGGATATCGCCATCGTCGGCGCGGCCGATCCGCGCGGCCCCGCGTTCCCCGCCGCACACCCCGGCGTGCTCGCGGTGGCGAGCCTGGAAGAGCCGCTGTACGCGCCCGCCTCCGCCCCGGGCCGTTCGCCGGCCCACGCATCCGGCACCCTGCGCGCACCGGGGCGCGACATTCCGGCGACCGTGCCTGGCGCGCGCTGGGCCTTCGTCTCCGGCAGCTCGTTCGCCGCCGCCCACGTATCGGGCCTGGCCGCCCTGCTCGCCGAACTGCGGCCGCGCGAAGGGCCGGCCACCCTGCGCCGCACGCTGGCCACCACGGCGCCGAACCCTGCTACCATCGACGCATGTGCCACCATCGCGCGCGTCACGGGTGCCTGCGCCTGTTCATGCATGCCAGCCACCGCCTCCGCACCCTGA